The Terriglobales bacterium genomic interval TCTCACCATGTTTGGGATTGCCTGGGGCGTTGGCTCGCTGCTGCTGCTGGTTGGACTGGGAGAAGGTTTTCGCGCCGGAACCAAGAAGAACCTGGCGAATTTTGGCGAAGACTACATGCACATCTATAACGGGCGAGTGCCGGCGGTCGCCGGCAGCCAGCTTTCGTCCCGCCAGTACTACCTGAACTACCAGGATTATGTGGACATTCGCAATTCGCCGCACGTGCGGAATGCCGCGCCCATCATTTATCGCGGCGACCTGCGGCTGGTGAGCGAGTATGGCAACAGCAACGGTTACGTGGATGGGTCGGAGCCGCAGTTCTATGACATTCGCCGGCAAACGATCGATCAGGGGCGCTGGCTCAATTGGGACGACGAGCGCCAGCATCACAACGTGTGCGTGATCGGCAGCGAATTCGTGCGCATACTGTTCCCCGGCCACCCGGCGGTAGGCAGCCGGATCCTTATTAATGGCGTGCCGTTTGAAGTGATTGGCACCATCCAGAAGCTCGGCCATGGAAACAACGCCGATCTGAACATGCGCCTGATCATGCCTTACAGCACTATGTTGATGTACTTCCCCATGCAGGGAGCGGGCAACGAGAACGCGGTGAAGTACGTCGTCTACCAGCCGATTACACGCGAGCGCCACGACG includes:
- a CDS encoding ABC transporter permease, with the protein product MRRFADTFSQVLRAISAHKLRAFLTMFGIAWGVGSLLLLVGLGEGFRAGTKKNLANFGEDYMHIYNGRVPAVAGSQLSSRQYYLNYQDYVDIRNSPHVRNAAPIIYRGDLRLVSEYGNSNGYVDGSEPQFYDIRRQTIDQGRWLNWDDERQHHNVCVIGSEFVRILFPGHPAVGSRILINGVPFEVIGTIQKLGHGNNADLNMRLIMPYSTMLMYFPMQGAGNENAVKYVVYQPITRERHDEAKRAVRRIVAKNHNFDPEMPDAFDDWDSIATVEMIGKISDAMDTFLGAVGLVTLALGALGVVNIMLVSVAERTREIGLRKALGATRRSILFQFFFEGLMLTAISGAIGVLAAYGATRLFGLAPPIDGFELPHIYPATAALAMVSLATAGIVAGLYPARRAAFLTPVEALRQE